The Solibacillus sp. FSL R7-0682 genome includes a window with the following:
- a CDS encoding P-II family nitrogen regulator codes for MKKIEAIIRPEVFAKVREGLALEGIDGLSISEIAGAGRQEGRIGLFRGNSYSMEFSQKLKLEMVVDNAKVQAIIDVLLRDASTGEVGDGKIFIYPVEQAIRIRTKELGSIAID; via the coding sequence ATGAAAAAAATCGAAGCAATTATTCGCCCGGAAGTGTTCGCAAAAGTTCGTGAAGGATTAGCTCTTGAAGGTATTGATGGTTTAAGCATTTCAGAAATTGCTGGTGCAGGTCGTCAAGAGGGGCGTATCGGTTTATTCCGAGGTAATTCCTACTCAATGGAATTTTCTCAAAAATTAAAGTTAGAGATGGTTGTAGACAACGCCAAGGTTCAAGCAATTATAGATGTTTTATTACGTGACGCCTCAACTGGAGAAGTAGGAGACGGAAAAATCTTCATCTATCCAGTTGAGCAAGCAATTCGCATTCGTACAAAAGAACTTGGCTCGATCGCCATTGATTAA
- the nadE gene encoding ammonia-dependent NAD(+) synthetase, giving the protein MDTLQQAIIDELKVLPTIDVEQEIRKSVDFLKAYAKKHPFVKGFVLGISGGQDSTLTGKLAQMAIDELNKESDEANYSFWAVRLPYGVQADEKDCQDALDYIGPTKIYTVNIKEAVDASVSALSAAGIELSDFAKGNEKARERMKVQFSIAAMNSGVVLGTDHAAEAVTGFFTKFGDGGADLMPIFRLNKRQGRQILKHLNCPPHLYQKTPTADLEENRPSLPDEVALGLTYEQIDDYLEGKSIPGDARTTLEGHYIRSMHKRNLPITIFDTFWK; this is encoded by the coding sequence GTGGATACATTGCAACAAGCAATTATTGATGAATTAAAAGTATTACCTACAATTGATGTAGAGCAAGAAATTCGAAAATCGGTAGACTTTTTAAAGGCATATGCCAAGAAACATCCATTTGTAAAAGGCTTTGTATTAGGAATAAGTGGGGGGCAAGATTCCACACTAACAGGTAAATTAGCGCAAATGGCAATTGACGAATTAAATAAAGAATCGGATGAAGCTAATTATTCGTTTTGGGCTGTACGTTTGCCATATGGTGTACAAGCCGATGAAAAAGATTGTCAAGATGCGCTAGATTATATAGGTCCAACAAAAATTTATACAGTGAATATTAAAGAAGCGGTAGATGCAAGTGTATCAGCATTATCAGCTGCAGGCATTGAGCTAAGTGACTTTGCAAAAGGCAATGAAAAGGCACGTGAACGTATGAAGGTACAATTTTCCATTGCCGCAATGAATAGTGGTGTTGTACTAGGAACAGACCATGCAGCTGAAGCAGTTACAGGGTTTTTCACGAAATTTGGTGATGGCGGAGCGGATTTAATGCCGATATTCCGCTTAAATAAGCGTCAAGGGCGTCAAATACTAAAGCATTTAAATTGTCCACCGCATTTATATCAAAAAACTCCAACTGCAGATTTAGAAGAGAATCGACCGTCGCTACCAGATGAAGTGGCACTTGGTTTAACTTATGAGCAAATTGATGATTATTTAGAAGGAAAATCAATTCCTGGAGATGCGCGGACAACGCTTGAAGGTCATTATATTCGTTCGATGCATAAGCGTAATTTACCGATAACAATTTTTGATACGTTTTGGAAATAA
- a CDS encoding nicotinate phosphoribosyltransferase, translating to MKEKYVDDSLALHTDLYQINMAESYWADGIHNRKAVFELYFRKLPFGNGYAVFAGLQRMLDYLKNFKFSETDIAYLSEELHYQEDFIEYLKGIRFTGTMYSMIEGELVFANEPIVRIEAPLVEAQLIETALLNIVNYQTLIATKASRIKQVIQNEVGMEFGTRRAQEMDAAIWGARAAIIGGFESTSNVRAGKMFDIPVSGTHAHALVQAYKNDYDAFRSYAKRHKNCVFLVDTYNTLKSGVPTAIRVAKELGDKINFIGIRLDSGDIAFLSKEARRMLDEAGFPNAKVIVSNDLDEYTILNLKAQGARVDMWGIGTKLITAYDQPALGAVYKMVSIENEHGEMEDTIKISANAEKVTTPGLKKVYRIINKKNGKSEGDYITMVDENPATEDRIKMFHPVHTFVSKFVTNFEAKELHKKVIDQGKVVYESPSLMEIRQYAKGNLDLLWDEYKRSLNPEEYPVDLSQKCWDNKMRNIQEVRNMVSELEQ from the coding sequence ATGAAGGAAAAGTATGTAGACGATAGTTTGGCTTTGCATACAGATTTATATCAAATTAATATGGCGGAAAGTTATTGGGCTGACGGGATTCACAACCGTAAAGCGGTCTTTGAGCTGTACTTTAGAAAGTTACCATTCGGCAACGGCTATGCAGTTTTTGCCGGTTTACAACGCATGCTAGATTATTTAAAAAACTTCAAGTTTAGTGAAACAGATATCGCCTATTTAAGTGAAGAGCTTCATTATCAGGAAGACTTTATTGAGTATTTAAAAGGGATTCGTTTTACTGGAACAATGTATTCGATGATTGAGGGGGAACTTGTTTTTGCAAATGAGCCAATCGTTCGAATTGAGGCACCTTTAGTAGAAGCACAGCTAATTGAGACTGCATTACTGAATATCGTGAACTATCAAACATTAATTGCAACTAAGGCGAGTCGTATTAAGCAAGTTATTCAAAATGAAGTTGGTATGGAGTTTGGTACTCGTCGTGCACAAGAGATGGATGCTGCTATTTGGGGAGCGCGTGCAGCCATTATAGGTGGTTTCGAATCCACGTCTAACGTACGAGCTGGAAAAATGTTTGATATTCCAGTATCGGGAACACATGCCCATGCATTAGTGCAAGCTTATAAAAATGACTATGATGCTTTTCGTTCCTATGCAAAGCGACACAAAAACTGTGTATTTTTAGTCGATACGTATAATACTTTGAAATCTGGCGTGCCTACAGCAATAAGAGTGGCGAAGGAGCTTGGAGATAAAATTAATTTCATCGGCATTCGCTTGGATAGTGGTGATATTGCCTTTCTTTCAAAGGAAGCTCGTCGTATGTTAGATGAAGCTGGTTTTCCGAATGCAAAAGTTATCGTATCAAATGACTTAGATGAATACACCATTTTAAATTTAAAAGCACAAGGAGCTCGTGTCGATATGTGGGGAATCGGCACGAAGTTAATTACAGCGTATGATCAGCCTGCATTAGGTGCCGTTTATAAAATGGTTTCGATTGAAAATGAACACGGTGAAATGGAAGACACGATTAAAATTTCTGCCAACGCAGAAAAAGTAACAACACCTGGTCTTAAAAAGGTGTACCGTATTATTAATAAGAAAAACGGTAAATCTGAAGGAGACTATATTACGATGGTGGATGAAAATCCAGCTACTGAGGATCGCATTAAAATGTTCCATCCTGTGCATACGTTCGTTTCGAAATTTGTAACGAATTTCGAGGCGAAGGAGTTACACAAAAAAGTAATTGACCAAGGTAAGGTTGTTTATGAAAGTCCGTCATTAATGGAAATCCGTCAATATGCAAAGGGAAATTTAGATTTACTTTGGGATGAATATAAACGTTCACTAAATCCTGAAGAATACCCAGTAGACTTAAGTCAAAAATGCTGGGACAACAAAATGCGTAATATTCAAGAAGTCCGCAATATGGTATCGGAACTTGAACAATAA
- a CDS encoding AAA family ATPase encodes MNEQIEKVIRNIEKVMIGKREIAELSIVSLLAGGHVLLEDVPGVGKTMMVRALSKSLGASFKRIQFTPDLLPSDVIGVSVYNPKTLQFEFRPGPIVGNIVLADEINRTSPKTQAALLESMEEGSITVDGETIKLPKPFLVMATQNPIEYEGTYPLPEAQLDRFLLKIKMGYPTKEEEIEVLRRAEKTTPIEQIEAVLTIEDLIELQQQVKEIHVEDNIKEYIVSLAQNTRFHPKIYLGVSPRASIALMRASQAYAFMKGRSYVLPDDVQYLAKFVFGHRIILKPEARYENVKEEQVIESVLRYVHVPVKRYVAE; translated from the coding sequence ATGAATGAACAAATCGAAAAAGTTATCAGAAATATCGAAAAAGTAATGATCGGGAAAAGAGAAATTGCTGAGTTGAGCATAGTGTCGTTACTTGCAGGTGGACATGTTTTGTTAGAAGATGTCCCAGGAGTAGGTAAAACAATGATGGTACGCGCATTATCCAAATCTTTAGGTGCATCCTTTAAACGAATTCAATTTACACCAGACTTACTTCCTTCAGATGTAATTGGTGTATCTGTATATAATCCTAAAACGTTACAATTTGAGTTCCGTCCAGGACCGATTGTTGGAAATATCGTGCTTGCTGATGAGATTAACCGTACATCTCCTAAAACACAAGCAGCACTGCTTGAAAGTATGGAGGAAGGTTCGATTACTGTAGACGGGGAAACGATTAAGCTACCAAAGCCATTCCTCGTTATGGCAACACAAAACCCAATCGAATATGAAGGAACGTATCCATTACCAGAAGCGCAATTGGACCGCTTCTTATTGAAAATAAAAATGGGTTATCCAACAAAGGAAGAGGAAATTGAAGTGTTACGTCGTGCAGAAAAGACGACACCAATTGAACAAATTGAAGCTGTATTAACAATTGAGGACTTAATAGAATTACAGCAACAAGTAAAAGAAATTCATGTAGAGGATAATATTAAAGAATACATCGTATCATTAGCCCAAAATACACGTTTTCATCCGAAAATCTATTTAGGTGTAAGTCCACGTGCTTCCATCGCCTTAATGCGTGCTTCCCAAGCCTATGCCTTCATGAAAGGAAGAAGCTATGTATTGCCAGATGATGTCCAATATTTAGCGAAATTCGTTTTTGGTCACCGGATCATTTTGAAGCCTGAAGCACGCTATGAAAATGTGAAAGAAGAACAAGTAATCGAAAGTGTATTGCGTTACGTACACGTTCCTGTGAAAAGGTATGTTGCGGAATGA